The Elusimicrobiota bacterium sequence TCCCCCAGCGGGAGTTTTAACGATATGAGCGATTCCAATCCCGAGAAAACTTTTTCCTACGTGGTTCAAGAACTGGAAAAGCGGGGCGTGGTTTATCTTCATCTGATCGAAGGCAATGAGGCCGATGTTCGCCATGGCGGGCGCATTGTCCCCACGTCGCTTTTCCGCCCGCTCTTCAAACGCGCCTTGATTGTTTGCGGGGATTATTCCCGCGAACGGGCTGAAAAGGTTTTAGCCGAGAGGGCCGCGGACCTGGTGGCCTTCGGCCGTCCGTTCATCGCCAACCCGGATTTGCCCCAGCGTTTTGCGAAAAACGCTCCGTTGAATCCCCGGACCCGAACACGTTTTATGGCGGAACGGAAAAGGGGTACACGGATTACTCGAAGGTTTCTTAAACAAAAGGAGAAGGCCATGGCGAACAATCCCGTGGGATGGTTTGAAATATACGTGCAAGATGGCGCCCGGGCAACGCGGTTTTACGAAGCGGTGTTTAAGACAAAAATGGAATACGTAAAAACTCCGGATTATGAAATGTGGATGTTTCCCCATGCCATGGGCCAAGCCGGAGCCGGTGGGGCGCTAATGAAAATGCAGGGAGTTCCCTCGGGGAAGAACAGCACCGTGGTGTATTTCAGCTGTGCGGACTGCGCCGCGGAGTCTGCCCGGGCTAAAGAAAATGGCGGGGCCATTTTTAAAGAGAAAACATCCATCGGTGAGCATGGATACATCTCCCTCGTGACGGACACGGAAGGGAACCTGATCGGTTTTCATTCGCTGAAGTAATAGCGCAACAAATCCGTACCTCGATCCTTTCGAACTCCTCCCGCCCGAAGTGGTTCCCTCTCCCGCTGGCGGGAGAGGGGAAGGGAGAGGGTCTGTTTTCGACAGAACACCGCCCCCCCCCACAGACCGTTTCGTAGCCCTTTCTCCCGCGAGAGGAAGGAGATGGAGACCCGCGTGTTGACATTAGGCACACATTGGATTATAATAAGACCATGAAAGTCTTTTCGTGGGATGCGAAAAAGAATGAATGGCTGAAGGCTCATCGCGGAGTTTCTTTTGAGGAGGTTCTTTTTCATATTGAAAAGGGGGGGCTTTTGGATCGGTTGGTTCATCCCAATAAAATGAAATATCCGGGGCAACAGCTTTTCGTCATAAATATGGACGACTACGTTTTTCTCGTACCTTTTGTTGAAAATGACCGCGAGATTTTTCTTAAAACGGTTATCCCCAGCCGGAAGGCAACCCGCGATTATTTAGGAGGTGGATCCCATGAGTAACTTGGAAAAGAACGAGCGCGATATCCTGAAGGCTTTCGAAGCCGATGAGTGGAAATCCGCCGGAAAGCACAAATCTGAATTGGCGCGATATCAAAAATACGCGAGGGCCACTTTTCAGAAGAACAGGCGGGTCAATATTCGCATTTCCTCCAAGGACTTGGAGGGCGTTCAGAAAAAGGCTTTGGAGGAAGCCATTCCTTATCAAACGCTTCTCTCCAGTATTATTCAC is a genomic window containing:
- a CDS encoding antitoxin — encoded protein: MSNLEKNERDILKAFEADEWKSAGKHKSELARYQKYARATFQKNRRVNIRISSKDLEGVQKKALEEAIPYQTLLSSIIHKFVSGTLVPRRA
- a CDS encoding toxin, which gives rise to MKVFSWDAKKNEWLKAHRGVSFEEVLFHIEKGGLLDRLVHPNKMKYPGQQLFVINMDDYVFLVPFVENDREIFLKTVIPSRKATRDYLGGGSHE
- a CDS encoding VOC family protein, producing the protein MANNPVGWFEIYVQDGARATRFYEAVFKTKMEYVKTPDYEMWMFPHAMGQAGAGGALMKMQGVPSGKNSTVVYFSCADCAAESARAKENGGAIFKEKTSIGEHGYISLVTDTEGNLIGFHSLK